The window ATCATCCGTCGAAGGTCGGAACGATGATCAACAATCTGAGCGTGCATCCGATGAGCGAGTTGGCGCGGATTGTTCAGGAGGAACAGATCCGGATAGGAATTATCACCGTTCCGGCGCCCGAAGCCCAGCATGTCGCCAATCAGTTCGTCGAAGCCGGCGTCGAAGCCATTTTGAATTTTGCGCCGACCATCATCAAAGTTCCGAATGAGCTCCGCGTGCATCATGCGGATTTTACGATCGAGCTTTTCAGCCTTGCCTATTATCTGGAGGAAAAATAATATAAGCTGCACTATGGGAAGTGCCTCCAAGCTATGTTGCTTCGGATAGCCGAACTTAAAACCGGCTGTCGTCTTTATAAGGCATCTTCCCATGCTTCGCTCCCGCTACGAATGAGCGAATCTATGCGTATCGCAGAACGATGCTCTCCAGAACGTTCGCCACATCTTCGCAGGCGTCTGTTGTCTGTTCCATGCGTTCATACAGTTCCTTCAGCTTGAAATCGTGATAAGGATCCTTCGGCCGGGTGAAGATCTCGCGGATTCCCTCCCGCATCAGACGGTCTCCTTCGTTCTCCAGACTGTTGATCTCCACGATGTGTTCCTTGATCTGCATATACTTTTTGTTGGAGAGCAGCTTGAATGCCGAAACCAAATGATCGCAGCTATTCATCAATACCTCGGAAAATTCTCTCATGTATTTGTCTGTGTGTTGAACATTCAAGTAATCGAAGCGAGAGATGGTAGCCTCCAGCCCGTCAATGACATCATCCAAACGAAGCGTCAATTCCATGATATCCTCGCGTGCGAGCGGCGATACCTGAGACTTGTTGAGCCCCCGGAAAATTTGATGGGTCAGCTCGTCGCCGATATTTTCCAACTCTTTGATCTGACTCAAATAGGAGGCTGGATTTGTTCCCATAATGGCTTCCCTGAACAGATTGGAGGCTTTAAAGGAATTTTCCGCCGAACGGATGAACAATTGAAAAAAATCGATTTCTTCTTTTTTGCGAAAAAGCAAACGAATCCCCCTCCTTCTTGTGTGATCATCAGTGAGTTCCTTAATGATTATTATAAAGCTAACACCATCCGCTAAAAAAATCAATCGAAACTTGTCATTTTCTCCAAAAGAAGGGGAAGTTGCTTTTCGGAAGACAAACGGGTAAATTAGAAACGTATCAAAACCCTGTCGGGAAAGGATTTGTAACATGAAAAAAACGCTGATCGCAAACGGGACTTTTATTACAATGAATAATGCCCAGGCGGTGGCACGGGGATATATGGCGGTCGAGGGCACACGGATTTCCTATATCGGCGAACAGATGCCGGGCCTTAAGGAAGATTATGACGAAGTGGTCGACGGCAGCGGCAAAATGTATCTTCCGGGGCTGGTCAATACGCATGGGCACGCGGCGATGTCGCTGCTCAGAGGGTATGCCGATGATTTGGCGCTCAAGGTATGGCTCGAAGACAAAATGTGGCCGATTGAAGCCAAATTTACCGAACGGGATGTGCGCTGGGGGTCGCTCCTTTCGATGCTGGAAATGCTTAAGGGCGGGACGACCTGTTTTGTGGACATGTACGACAAAATGGATG is drawn from Ferviditalea candida and contains these coding sequences:
- a CDS encoding DUF47 domain-containing protein, translating into MLFRKKEEIDFFQLFIRSAENSFKASNLFREAIMGTNPASYLSQIKELENIGDELTHQIFRGLNKSQVSPLAREDIMELTLRLDDVIDGLEATISRFDYLNVQHTDKYMREFSEVLMNSCDHLVSAFKLLSNKKYMQIKEHIVEINSLENEGDRLMREGIREIFTRPKDPYHDFKLKELYERMEQTTDACEDVANVLESIVLRYA